The sequence CAACTAAATTTGAAGAATTAAGCCAAGAGGAATTCAGTTCTTGTACCCAGACCGTATTACGCGAAATCAAAGAGGGGATTTACGATATTAATAGTATTCCTCGCATATACTCATTCTTTGAACTTTTCTCGCAAGAGCGATTAATAGACATGAGAATTCCCACTTTAAAGAGAATTTTTATTCAAGGTATTGACAACTCAATTCGGGTGACAGAACCCAAGATTGAATTTGAAATACATTACCACAAAAGATCTGCTTCATCCCAAACATATACGCAGATTCTTGATTATGCTGAAAAAACGTACAAAGAATACAAAGAAAAGCAAATTAAAAGTATCGTACACGAGCACCTCAAACGGGCTTCTTATGACCCTGAAGGACTTTTTCTGTTAATTAGGCAAAAAAACAACCCAAAGTATGGGTTGGACTATTCCCCTATTTTTAAACATGTCTCAGCAGCTCAATTTGTTCAACTAGTAACTACACTGTCACAGGAAAATCTTATAGCATTGAGATCTTCTATTTTAGAGCGGTATAACTTTTCCAATATTAAAGATTATTTCGCAGAGGACTTACCAGTGCTTATTAAAGTTAGCACTAAATTGTTCAAAAAGATTAATGGTAAGAAAATGACGATAAGGAACTACACTATAAAGAAACTTATTGAAGTTATAGAAAATGTTGAGTCCAGGTTAACTAAATAAACATTATGGAAACCTGCCCCGGCAATATTGGTTGTCGGGGCTAATTGTTCCCTGAGAAACCGCAAACTTATTTCATTCAAATTCGACAACTGCCCTTCTGAAGGAACCACAACAGGAAAAAACATACGATTGCCGAATTCTAAGACTACAGGAACGTATATTCCGTGACAAATTATTGACCCTTTGTGTAAGTAAACTTTGGAGAAGGGGAACGGAGGGGTGAGGGTGCTAGAACGTTTTCAAGGAAGTTTGATCGGATTGGCGGTAGGCGATGCATTGGGGACAGCTGTGGAATTCAAGAGACCCGGAACGTTCACGCCGGTGAAGGACATTACAGGTGGTGGCGCTTTCCAACTGCCGAAAGGCGCATGGACTGACGACACATCAATGGCGCTCTGCCTGGCGGAAAGCTTGATCGAATGCAAAGGCTTCAACGCGAAGGATCAGATGGAACGCTATGTGAAGTGGTATCGGAGAGGTGTTCTCAGTTCCACGGGGGAATGCTTCGATATCGGCAACGCTACCGCAGAGGCGCTGCGGCGTTTCGAGAAGACGGGGGAACCGTTCAGCGGCTCAGATGATCCCTACGCGGCCGGGAATGGGTCGATCATGCGACTCGCCCCGGTTCCGTTGTATTACGCTTCGGACATTCGCGAAGCCATCCAATTGTCAGCCATCAGCTCGCGTACTACCCACGCTGCAACCGAGTGCGTGGACGCTTGCCGTCTGCTCGGTGCTTTTATCGCGTCGGCCGCCCTGGGAATGAAGAAAGAGGAGCTTCTTAGCACGGAGACTTTCGACAATCTCTGGAAGGACGATCCGCTTACGAAGAAGATTCTGGAAGTATATAAGGGAACCTACATGCGCCTCGAACCACCAGACATTCAAGGCAGTGGGTACGTTGTAAAATCGCTGGAGGCAGCGCTGTGGGCTTTTTATCACAGCAGCAGCTTTGAAGAGGGAGCACTTCTGGCTGTCAACCTTGGCGACGACGCCGACACGACTGGCGCTGTGTATGGGCAGCTGGCCGGCGCGTATTACGGACTGGATGAGATTCCTCAGCACTGGGTAGAGACGATTGTCATGAAAGAATATATTTTGGAGCTCGGACGAAGTATTTATATAAAGTGAGGCATACAATGAAAACTATTTTCACAGAACATATCGTTTCGATTGTTGGAGGAGCATGCTAGCCGATCCGAAAAAGCAATGGAAGGGAAGTATTCCTCTTACGAGCTTGCGCATGCATGGACGCAAACGAGGAGCTTCCCAAGTCTATCGCAGAGGCAGCGGCAGTCTTGGACCATGTTAACCCCGTCCAAGGCTGCCGTCTTTATTACCTTAACCTAATCCGCCGCCGTCGTGATCGCGATATGGTACTGATCCGCGTACCAATCCACCTTAGCGCCGAGCGATTCGCTGACGAATCGGAGCGGGAGGTACGACGTGCCGGAGGAAATGAACGGCGCTTCCGCCATGACGACGGGGCTCCCGTTTTTGAGAACGGTTCCCGTCTCGTATTCGACGACGATCGTTAGCGGCGAAGGATCGCCTTGTTCGATCGTAACGGACTTCGTCGTATGATCCCAGACGATCCGGGCTCCCATCGATTCGAAGACGGAACGCAACGGGACGAACGTTTGCGCCCCGCGCAGCATGACGCCGTTCGCGAGGCGAACCGTCCGGCCGTCCAAGCTGACCGCGATCGGCTTCTGCATCGGTACCGGCGTATCGTGAGAGAATTCCTCATCGCCCGCGCCGAGCATCGAGCCTTTGTTCACGCCCCAGCCCCACAACGAACCGTCCTCTTTTTGGAAAATGACATGTCTGCCGCCTTCCGTCACCGAGACGACGTCCTCGGCCAGTTTGCGAAAGATGGCATCGGTCGGCATCGATTCGCGGCTGGTCGACGTCTCGTACAAGCTGCCGTCTTTCGTCAAGACGACGATCGATCGTTCGCAATGCACCGCTTGCTTGACGTCCGCGACGGCGGTTAGCGGAATCGGCGATTCCTGCTTATGGACGATCGTGCCGTCCGAAACGCCCGTTCGCGTCGACCCCCAAAACCACAGACGCGAGGAAGCGTCGATCGCCAGTCTCACTTCCCGATACGCGGTGATGGATTGGATATCCGGAAGATTTTCGATTCGATTCGCCGCGAGGCGGAGGGAGCTGTCCCAGCCGACGGTGTCCGTCCGAGTCACTTCCCATACGGTCCCGTCGGCGTTCAACACGACGTTGTTATCCGCGGCGACGGCCCCGGCGACGTCCGGAAGCGGCAGGACGGAGGCCAGGTCGTTATTGGCTGCCCATACCGATCCGTCCGATTTCACGAAGAGGTAAAACGATTGCGAAGAAACCGCGATATCGACGACGTCGTTTATTCCGTCTAGCAGGCGGGGCGCGCCGAGTTTGCCGTTCTCGTCCGAAGCCCGCACGAACACCTGGCCCGAGCGATCGAGCGCAAGCGCATGCGAATACCCATGAACGACTTCCTTCAATCCATCCGCTTCCGGCAAGGCTTCCATCCGAAGCTCCCCTGACGGGTTCTCCTCCCAAATCCAAACGGTTCCGTCTTCCTTGACGATCCAACCTCCTTCGAAAGCTTCCTCTACGTTCGTTAAGCCGACGATTTGCGTGGGGACCGCCTTCGGACCGCCCCATTCCCAATACGTTCCATCCGTCTTGACCAACGAGCCGGAGCCGAACGAACGCACATAGGGCGCAACCGTCTCTGCCGCGCTAGCCGGCAGGACCGACGGCGAGGCGAGCAGGGCCGCAGCGACCGCCGCTAATAAGGTCTTCCGTATTTTCATGATCGTATCCTCCGATATTGGAATGAACAGCTGAATATATAGACGCATTGATATGGGGAAAGTTCCCTTATTCCAGCTCGCCGAAGCAACTTCAAGAAAGTTTAAAATCATTCGCCATCTGCGTTAACGGAACGATGTTATGGTAAAGGCGTTAAGAACGAAGGAGGCGAACGAAACGATGGATACGGCAAGTCATGTATTGTTCGGCGTGACGCTCGCGGGGCTCGCGACGGCGATCGATCCGGCGATCGCCGCGGAACCCGGCGCGTTCGGCGGGGCATGGATCGCGTCGCTCGTCGTCGCGTCGCATGCGCCCGACTTCGACATCGTCGCGAGGATCAAAGGCCAGGCCGCTTACGTTCGGCTTCATCGCGGCGTCTCGCATTCGATCCCCGCATGGTTCTTGTGGCCGCTTCCGATCGCGCTTATTTACGCGGCTGCCTCCGGGTTCGCCGAGGCTGCCTTACATGCGTACGCTTGGGCGTTGGCCGCGGTCGTCCTACACGTCTTGCTCGATGCGCTTAACGGCTACGGCGTGCAATGCTTACGTCCTTTTACGAAAAGATGGGTCCATCTAGACGCTCTGACTCTATTCGACCCCTATTTGTTCGTTCTGCATCTGGGCGCGGCCGCGCTTTGGCTGGCGGGAGCGGCCGATCCCGTTCCGCTCTTTCCGGCGCTGTACTCGGCGACGGCGTTCTACGTCGGATGGCGCGTATGGCGGCAACGGCGGCGCCTTCGTCGGCTGCGCGAGGCGCTCGGCGGGACGGCGAGCTGCTACGTAACGCCCTGTATGCATCCGTGGCGATGGTCGTTCGCCGCCGAGCGGGAGGACGCGTTCGTCTCCGGATTTATCCGATGCGGACGGATCGAGGATGTGGTCGAAATCCCCAAAGGGGCGCCGCTCGCCGATCATCCGCTCGTCGAAGCGTCCAAGCGGACCGAAGCGGTCCGTTCTTTCCTCGCGTTCGCGCAGCGAGCGCATGTTTTCATAACTGAGGACGAATCCGGAACGGTCGTCGCGTGGCGCGACATGCGCTTCCGGTTCGGGCGCCGTCTCCCGTTCGGGGCGGACGTCGCGTTCGATCGGCAACGGGCGGTCGTGTCTGAACAGATCGGCTGGCGTAAGAAGGCGTGGGAAGGACCCTACGTTTGACGTTCGAAATAGGAGAGCAACCTCTCGAAAGGAAGGCTGTGGTACAACAGAGATGCAGTACTAAAATGACGCCAGGAGATGAAGCGCATGGGTAAGTTAGCGAATAAAGTAGCGATCGTGACAGGAGGGAGCCGGGGCATCGGCCGGGCCATCGCGCAGCGGCTTGGCCGCGAAGGAGCGACGGTCGCCGTGCATTACGCCGTGAACCGAAGCGCGGCCGAAGAGGTGGTCGGCGAGATTGTTCAAGGCGGCGGCTCCGCATTTTCCGTGGGCTCCGATCTCGGAACTCTTGACGGAATCCGCACCTTCTATGCCGGCGTGAAACGAGAGTTGGAGGCTAGATTCGGCACGGCCGGATTCGATATTCTCGTGAACAATGCGGGAATGGGTCTTGCGGCGACCATCGAAGACACGAAGGAGGAGGACTTCGACTCGGTGATGTCGCTGAATGTGAAGGCGCCCTTCTTTATGATCCAGCAGGCGCTGCCCGATCTCCGCAACGATGGACGCATCATTCAAATCTCTTCAGCCGTTACGCGTATTTCTCTGCCGGCCATTCCTGCGTACAGCATGTCGAAGGCGGCGATCAACGGATTGACGCTTTCGCTCGCGAATCAGCTCGGACCGCGCGGGATTACGATCAATGCGATCGCGCCGGGATTCGTCGCTACGGATATGAACGCCGGCATGCTGCAGGACCCGGGAAGCCGCCGGTTCGGCGCCGACTTTTCCATCTTCGGCAGATGGGGGGAGCCGCAGGATATCGCGGACATCGCGGCGTTCCTCGCGTCCCCCGAGGGCGGGTGGATCACCGGTCAGGTTCTGGATGCAAGCGGCGGTTCGCACCTGTAAATACAAACAGCCCCGAGATTCGGGGCTGTTTGTATTCTTACAGATCCTTCCGGCTGAACGCTCGGCATCCCAGCAAGAGCAGAAGCGCAACATACCCTGCCGTATATAATAGGTAGGAGTTCGAAGGAACGCTCGATATGGAAAAGGGTCCCATGTCGGAGATCGCCAGCCCCGCCCAATCCGCTCCACCGATCACCTCGTAAAGGCTTCTCCGGTAAACCGAGTCGGTGGGCAGGAGCAACCCGATCAGCAGTACGAATTTATCCAATGCAGGGTGAGACCCTTCATAGACCGTTATCCCTTCGACGAGCCCGGTAAAGAGCGCGAGCCCGTACAGCAAGGCGGCGCAAATTCCGTTCCCCAGCATCGGCAAATAGACGGAGCCTAGCATGGTAAGCGACAAGAGAAGAAGCGGCATCCAGACGAATAGCGCTAAGCCTCGAACCACGTCCCCCGCCAGTACGGGAAGTCCGGCCAGGCTGTGAATGGTCCAAATGACGGAAAGGAACAGGATGGCGCTGTAAGCGGCGATCCAGACGGCGTGACCCAACCATTTGGCCAGATAAAGCTTCCAGCGGGGGAGGGGCCGGGCGGCGACGGCCAGCAGCAATCCGTTCTCCTGTTCGCCCGTGACGGTTCCCATCGACGAGAAGAGCACGAAGAAGGCAGACAGAAATTGCGCGAAAAAAAGTCCCAACACCATCAGCACCATACTGTTCAACAATCGTTCGGCGGGGGAGCTTTGGCTTTGCGCCGCCGCGCCGGCCAGCTCCCTGGCCCCGAAGGCGAACAAGACCAGAAAGACGAAGGTCAGAACGATAGTAACCAGGAACACCCGCTTGCGGGTGAGCTCCTTGAAGGTGGCGGAGATGTACATGGTCATTGCAAGACGCCTCCTTCTCGAGATCGGGCCATCCGAAGGAACCAAGCTTCCAGATTGTTCGGCTCAGGGCCGGATTCGTAAAGCGTCAGGCCGTTCCGGATCAATAAAGAGCATAGGTAACCGGCTTGCTCCCGGTCTGCGACGCGGGCGGATAGGAGGGCGTTGCCGTTCGCATCCGCGTCGACCAGGCGCAGCAGCGGGGAGGAGAAGGCGGCGCCGACGGCGTTGTTCAGCTCCGCCAACGTCTCGGGAAGCCAGCCGCCGAGCCGGAAGCGCCAGTTGGCCCCGGTATCGCCGGAACCGCCGAGCAGCTTGTACAGCGGACCGGACGCCAGCAGTTCGCCTCCGTACAGGAAGGCAGCTTCGTCGCACAGCTCCTCTACATCCTCAAGTAGATGACTATTAAGAAACACCGTCACCCCCTTGCCCCGAAGCCGCTTCAGCAAACTGCGGATCTCGAAGCGCCCGACAGGATCCAATGCCGAAGCGGGTTCGTCCAGAATGACCAGCTCGGGCTCGAGGAGCAGGGCGGCCGCCAAGCCGAGGCGCTGCTGCATTCCCTTGGAGAAGCCGCCGACTCTGCGGTCCGCGGCATCTAGCAGGCCGACCAGCTCTAATGTGTCCCGAATTCGGCTACGGAAAGCAGGCGCCCGCGTTTCCCGGGGACGCAGCCCCCCCAGTTGACCATGGAAGCGGAGCACTTCGACCGGAGTCAGCCAATCTTGGAAACGGAACAGCTCGGGCAAATACCCGAGCTTGCGCCGCGCCTCAGGCCGGCCGAGGGGCCGTCCCAACACGGCGGCCCGCCCGGAATCGGGGCGGTGAAGGCCGGCCAGCATCTTGACGAAGGTGCTCTTGCCGGCGCCGTTAGGTCCCAGCAGGCCGAAGATGCAGCCCTCCGGCACTTGCAAGGTGATGCCGCGGCAGCCGCCGCGGCCGTTGTAGGTTTTGGTCAGATCCTCCGTGTCGATCATCATGGCAGGATGAGCTCCTCCGCGGCCTGCCGGAAGTCGGCTTCCGCGGGGAACTGTTCCATATCCCCGCTCAGCAATCCCATCCGCTCCCCGTCAAGCCAGAGCAGATACCGTCGCCCGCC is a genomic window of Paenibacillus antri containing:
- a CDS encoding ABC transporter ATP-binding protein; its protein translation is MMIDTEDLTKTYNGRGGCRGITLQVPEGCIFGLLGPNGAGKSTFVKMLAGLHRPDSGRAAVLGRPLGRPEARRKLGYLPELFRFQDWLTPVEVLRFHGQLGGLRPRETRAPAFRSRIRDTLELVGLLDAADRRVGGFSKGMQQRLGLAAALLLEPELVILDEPASALDPVGRFEIRSLLKRLRGKGVTVFLNSHLLEDVEELCDEAAFLYGGELLASGPLYKLLGGSGDTGANWRFRLGGWLPETLAELNNAVGAAFSSPLLRLVDADANGNALLSARVADREQAGYLCSLLIRNGLTLYESGPEPNNLEAWFLRMARSREGGVLQ
- a CDS encoding SDR family oxidoreductase; amino-acid sequence: MGKLANKVAIVTGGSRGIGRAIAQRLGREGATVAVHYAVNRSAAEEVVGEIVQGGGSAFSVGSDLGTLDGIRTFYAGVKRELEARFGTAGFDILVNNAGMGLAATIEDTKEEDFDSVMSLNVKAPFFMIQQALPDLRNDGRIIQISSAVTRISLPAIPAYSMSKAAINGLTLSLANQLGPRGITINAIAPGFVATDMNAGMLQDPGSRRFGADFSIFGRWGEPQDIADIAAFLASPEGGWITGQVLDASGGSHL
- a CDS encoding ABC transporter permease subunit, giving the protein MTMYISATFKELTRKRVFLVTIVLTFVFLVLFAFGARELAGAAAQSQSSPAERLLNSMVLMVLGLFFAQFLSAFFVLFSSMGTVTGEQENGLLLAVAARPLPRWKLYLAKWLGHAVWIAAYSAILFLSVIWTIHSLAGLPVLAGDVVRGLALFVWMPLLLLSLTMLGSVYLPMLGNGICAALLYGLALFTGLVEGITVYEGSHPALDKFVLLIGLLLPTDSVYRRSLYEVIGGADWAGLAISDMGPFSISSVPSNSYLLYTAGYVALLLLLGCRAFSRKDL
- a CDS encoding metal-dependent hydrolase, with amino-acid sequence MDTASHVLFGVTLAGLATAIDPAIAAEPGAFGGAWIASLVVASHAPDFDIVARIKGQAAYVRLHRGVSHSIPAWFLWPLPIALIYAAASGFAEAALHAYAWALAAVVLHVLLDALNGYGVQCLRPFTKRWVHLDALTLFDPYLFVLHLGAAALWLAGAADPVPLFPALYSATAFYVGWRVWRQRRRLRRLREALGGTASCYVTPCMHPWRWSFAAEREDAFVSGFIRCGRIEDVVEIPKGAPLADHPLVEASKRTEAVRSFLAFAQRAHVFITEDESGTVVAWRDMRFRFGRRLPFGADVAFDRQRAVVSEQIGWRKKAWEGPYV
- a CDS encoding stalk domain-containing protein, whose product is MKIRKTLLAAVAAALLASPSVLPASAAETVAPYVRSFGSGSLVKTDGTYWEWGGPKAVPTQIVGLTNVEEAFEGGWIVKEDGTVWIWEENPSGELRMEALPEADGLKEVVHGYSHALALDRSGQVFVRASDENGKLGAPRLLDGINDVVDIAVSSQSFYLFVKSDGSVWAANNDLASVLPLPDVAGAVAADNNVVLNADGTVWEVTRTDTVGWDSSLRLAANRIENLPDIQSITAYREVRLAIDASSRLWFWGSTRTGVSDGTIVHKQESPIPLTAVADVKQAVHCERSIVVLTKDGSLYETSTSRESMPTDAIFRKLAEDVVSVTEGGRHVIFQKEDGSLWGWGVNKGSMLGAGDEEFSHDTPVPMQKPIAVSLDGRTVRLANGVMLRGAQTFVPLRSVFESMGARIVWDHTTKSVTIEQGDPSPLTIVVEYETGTVLKNGSPVVMAEAPFISSGTSYLPLRFVSESLGAKVDWYADQYHIAITTAAD
- a CDS encoding ADP-ribosylglycohydrolase family protein, translated to MLERFQGSLIGLAVGDALGTAVEFKRPGTFTPVKDITGGGAFQLPKGAWTDDTSMALCLAESLIECKGFNAKDQMERYVKWYRRGVLSSTGECFDIGNATAEALRRFEKTGEPFSGSDDPYAAGNGSIMRLAPVPLYYASDIREAIQLSAISSRTTHAATECVDACRLLGAFIASAALGMKKEELLSTETFDNLWKDDPLTKKILEVYKGTYMRLEPPDIQGSGYVVKSLEAALWAFYHSSSFEEGALLAVNLGDDADTTGAVYGQLAGAYYGLDEIPQHWVETIVMKEYILELGRSIYIK